From the genome of Halomonas sp. MCCC 1A13316, one region includes:
- a CDS encoding CpaF family protein, producing MIPRERTVSDHNSELRAGWAGRGAGRLSQEEQEYKQKLFRKLVKVMDLTLLSTLDEREARLQVQQVCESLMSKETLPFNAGVRQRIVTELQDEVLGLGPLETLLADKSISDILVNGTTPIYVERRGKLEQTTLRFDSDAHLMSIIDRIVSSVGRRVDESSPMVDARLKDGSRVNAVIPPLAIDGPILSIRRFAVERLGIDSLIEYGSVSPEIARLLEKVVHGRLNVLVSGGTGAGKTTLLNVLSSFIPHDERIVTIEDSAELQLQQPHVGRLETRPPNIEGKGEISQRDLVRNSLRMRPDRIIVGEVRGGEAFDMLQAMNTGHDGSLTTIHANTPRDALTRIENMVAMSGFQLPPQALRSQIASAIDVVVQVERQEDGVRRLVSVQEVNGQEGEIITMSEIFRFDREGVDAEGKVVGRYVATGVVPGFHDHLKRRGLDPGLEIFQNAGGVRSWI from the coding sequence ATGATTCCGCGCGAGCGTACAGTTTCCGATCACAATAGCGAATTACGCGCCGGCTGGGCCGGGCGCGGTGCCGGCCGGTTGTCGCAGGAGGAGCAGGAGTACAAGCAGAAGCTCTTCCGCAAGCTGGTCAAGGTAATGGACCTGACCCTGCTGAGCACGCTGGACGAACGAGAGGCGCGCCTGCAGGTGCAGCAGGTGTGCGAGTCGCTGATGAGCAAGGAGACCTTGCCGTTCAACGCCGGAGTACGCCAGCGTATCGTCACCGAACTGCAGGACGAGGTGCTGGGTCTGGGCCCGCTGGAAACCCTGCTCGCCGACAAGTCGATTTCCGACATCTTGGTCAACGGCACCACACCCATCTACGTGGAGCGGCGCGGCAAGCTGGAACAGACCACGCTGCGCTTCGACAGCGACGCTCATCTCATGAGCATCATCGATCGTATCGTTTCAAGCGTCGGGCGGCGTGTTGACGAGTCTTCCCCCATGGTCGATGCGCGCCTCAAGGATGGTTCGCGGGTCAACGCGGTCATCCCGCCGCTGGCCATCGATGGACCCATTCTCTCCATACGCCGCTTCGCCGTGGAACGTCTGGGTATCGACAGCCTGATCGAGTACGGCAGTGTATCGCCGGAAATCGCCCGCCTGCTCGAGAAGGTCGTCCATGGACGACTCAACGTGCTGGTCTCCGGCGGTACCGGTGCCGGCAAGACCACCTTGCTCAACGTGCTCTCGAGCTTCATTCCCCACGATGAACGTATCGTTACCATTGAGGATTCCGCCGAGCTGCAGCTCCAACAGCCACATGTGGGGCGGCTCGAGACGCGCCCACCCAATATCGAGGGCAAGGGCGAGATCAGCCAGCGCGACCTGGTGCGCAACAGCCTGCGCATGCGTCCCGACCGAATCATCGTCGGTGAGGTACGCGGGGGCGAAGCTTTCGACATGCTGCAGGCGATGAACACGGGCCACGACGGCTCGCTGACCACCATCCATGCCAACACGCCCCGCGATGCATTGACGCGCATCGAGAACATGGTGGCCATGAGCGGCTTTCAGTTGCCACCGCAGGCGTTGCGCTCGCAGATCGCCTCGGCCATCGACGTGGTAGTGCAGGTCGAGCGCCAGGAGGATGGCGTGCGCCGCCTGGTCAGCGTGCAGGAGGTCAATGGCCAGGAGGGCGAGATCATCACCATGTCGGAGATCTTCCGCTTCGACCGCGAAGGGGTGGATGCCGAGGGCAAGGTGGTCGGCCGCTACGTGGCGACCGGCGTGGTGCCGGGCTTCCACGATCACCTCAAGCGGCGCGGGCTCGATCCGGGCCTGGAGATCTTTCAGAACGCGGGAGGCGTGCGGTCATGGATCTGA
- a CDS encoding type II secretion system F family protein produces MDLSGLLEIELSDEIIVVGMIFIAVFLLMQSFLVPAFGENRQAQKRLKKRLRAINSDAQQGTATLIQSKYLRELSPLERLLERLPGMERLHQLIEQAGQETPAYRVVLYSVCLGGVSGVAGYLLLPQPLLGVLLGLGVAAFPFMRLTRARKRRLARFEEQLPDALIIMARALRAGHPFSDAMQLVAEELADPVASEFRIAFMEINYGGDVRGSLLGLLRRVQSVTVMIFVTSVLIQKETGGNLAELLDNLAAVVRERFRFQRKVRTLSAEGRMAGWILSLLPFALGGILMLINPEFIPMLTEDPLGRQLVVVAFVMVVIGILWLRKIVRVEV; encoded by the coding sequence ATGGATCTGAGCGGCCTGCTTGAGATCGAGCTTTCCGACGAGATCATTGTCGTCGGCATGATCTTCATTGCCGTCTTCCTGCTAATGCAGAGCTTCCTGGTGCCCGCCTTCGGCGAGAATCGCCAGGCGCAAAAGCGACTAAAGAAGCGCCTACGGGCGATCAATAGCGATGCTCAGCAGGGCACCGCAACGCTGATACAGAGCAAGTACCTGCGCGAACTCTCCCCCTTGGAGCGTTTACTGGAACGCCTGCCAGGCATGGAGCGTCTGCATCAGCTCATCGAACAGGCTGGGCAGGAGACGCCTGCCTATCGGGTAGTGCTCTACTCGGTTTGCCTGGGCGGCGTCAGCGGGGTGGCCGGCTATCTGCTGCTGCCTCAGCCGTTGCTTGGCGTGCTGCTGGGTCTGGGCGTGGCGGCCTTCCCCTTCATGCGCCTGACACGCGCCCGCAAGCGTCGCCTGGCACGTTTCGAGGAGCAGTTGCCCGATGCGTTGATCATCATGGCCCGCGCCCTGCGCGCCGGTCATCCCTTCAGTGACGCCATGCAATTGGTGGCTGAGGAATTGGCAGATCCCGTCGCCAGCGAGTTTCGCATTGCCTTCATGGAAATAAATTATGGCGGCGATGTGCGCGGCTCCTTGCTTGGCCTGCTGCGGCGTGTGCAGAGCGTGACGGTCATGATCTTCGTCACCTCGGTTCTGATTCAGAAGGAGACCGGTGGCAACCTCGCCGAGCTGCTCGACAACTTAGCTGCCGTGGTGCGCGAACGCTTCCGCTTCCAGCGCAAGGTGCGCACCCTCTCGGCCGAGGGGCGAATGGCTGGCTGGATTCTTTCGCTGCTGCCTTTCGCCCTGGGAGGAATTCTCATGCTGATCAATCCCGAATTCATACCGATGCTCACCGAGGACCCCTTGGGCCGCCAACTGGTCGTGGTGGCTTTCGTCATGGTGGTCATCGGCATCCTGTGGCTGCGCAAGATCGTGCGTGTCGAGGTGTGA
- a CDS encoding type II secretion system F family protein, translated as METLLIWLQPMSDWLGDPAAARLGFAGLLGLAVFAFLIALMMVVMGLSDPLRRRLRRLETAAAGGTTGAQTGLREWLGPMGERLVPTEEEARSRIARDLRRAGKRTPGALNTFFGIRLLFTVVPPLSMLMVLPFLRIPLNIGALLIACLAVAGYLLPRFWLDRAIKVRSKLISRGLPDALDLLVVCSEAGLGLGAAIQRVARDLEISHPELADELHLYGLQTRAGMDNRTALRDLEERTGVEDVRGLVTTLLQSMRFGTSIALTLRLFAAELRDKRTQQAEERAAKVSTKMLFPLIFCILPSFLLVTLGPPILGVIAAFSRQGL; from the coding sequence ATGGAAACTCTCCTGATATGGCTGCAGCCAATGAGTGATTGGTTGGGTGACCCAGCGGCGGCACGGCTAGGTTTTGCTGGCCTGCTTGGGTTGGCGGTCTTTGCCTTTCTTATCGCGCTGATGATGGTGGTGATGGGTCTTTCCGATCCATTGCGCCGCCGCCTGCGCCGCCTGGAAACAGCGGCGGCTGGTGGTACGACGGGTGCCCAAACGGGCCTTCGCGAATGGCTCGGCCCCATGGGCGAGCGCCTGGTGCCTACTGAGGAAGAGGCCAGGAGCCGCATTGCGCGGGACCTCCGCCGCGCCGGCAAGCGCACGCCAGGGGCGCTCAACACCTTCTTCGGCATTCGCCTGCTATTCACTGTAGTGCCTCCGCTGTCCATGTTGATGGTGCTGCCCTTCCTGCGCATTCCGCTCAACATAGGGGCCTTATTGATTGCTTGTCTGGCGGTAGCGGGTTATCTGCTGCCGCGCTTCTGGCTTGATCGGGCCATCAAGGTGCGCTCGAAACTGATCAGCCGTGGCCTGCCTGATGCTCTCGATCTGCTGGTGGTATGCAGTGAGGCGGGGCTGGGCCTGGGAGCCGCCATCCAGCGCGTGGCGCGCGATCTTGAGATCAGCCACCCGGAGCTGGCCGATGAACTGCACCTCTACGGTTTGCAGACCCGGGCCGGCATGGATAACAGGACGGCATTGCGTGACCTCGAGGAGCGCACCGGCGTCGAGGACGTCCGCGGGCTGGTCACCACCCTGCTGCAGAGCATGCGCTTCGGTACCAGCATCGCCTTGACCTTGCGCCTGTTCGCCGCGGAACTGCGCGACAAGCGCACCCAGCAGGCGGAGGAGCGAGCCGCCAAGGTCAGCACCAAGATGCTTTTCCCGCTGATCTTCTGCATTCTGCCGAGCTTCCTGCTGGTGACACTGGGGCCGCCGATTCTGGGCGTGATCGCAGCGTTTTCCCGGCAGGGACTGTAG
- a CDS encoding tetratricopeptide repeat protein — MKNLKKKANCAVFLLALGLAGCATTDRPTGSDPYAALGSDASPVEYGTAFPVASPEEAYRNGAAAMRARDPDRALFEYLRGLRMERTPQADPLYYVGIIHHGRGNQDLAEKAYRWALEVDDSHVGARTALGVALLEQREYDAAEQHLQPLVSRPGAPWQAHNALGVIADIRSEFELARGHYEKALEAGPNTPLVLNNLGYSRYLAGDWDGARQSLRRAVSANPGYELAWRNLGLVYAREGDFETAVEAVARNGDRAKAYNDIGYISMLEGRYEDAMGFFEEAMRLSPAYYITASQNARNLDNLMRRSSNTQTAN, encoded by the coding sequence ATGAAAAATCTCAAGAAGAAGGCGAACTGTGCCGTTTTCCTGCTGGCCCTAGGTCTCGCTGGCTGTGCGACGACCGACCGGCCGACAGGCTCGGATCCCTACGCGGCGCTGGGTAGCGATGCTTCCCCTGTGGAGTACGGTACGGCGTTTCCCGTCGCATCGCCGGAAGAGGCCTACCGCAACGGTGCCGCCGCGATGCGCGCGCGCGATCCCGACCGTGCTCTATTCGAGTACCTGCGCGGCCTGCGCATGGAAAGGACCCCCCAGGCGGATCCGCTCTACTACGTGGGGATCATTCACCATGGGCGGGGCAACCAAGACCTGGCGGAGAAGGCTTACCGCTGGGCGCTGGAGGTGGACGACAGCCACGTGGGGGCGCGCACGGCACTGGGCGTCGCCCTGCTGGAACAGCGCGAGTACGACGCTGCCGAACAGCACCTTCAGCCGCTGGTGTCGCGGCCCGGTGCGCCCTGGCAGGCGCACAACGCCCTGGGCGTGATCGCCGATATACGCAGCGAGTTCGAACTGGCTCGGGGCCACTACGAAAAAGCGCTCGAGGCCGGCCCCAATACGCCGCTGGTGCTCAACAACCTGGGCTATTCCCGTTACCTGGCCGGCGACTGGGATGGCGCCCGGCAATCGCTGCGCCGCGCGGTGAGTGCCAACCCCGGCTATGAGCTGGCCTGGCGCAACCTTGGCCTGGTATACGCCCGCGAGGGGGACTTCGAAACGGCGGTCGAGGCGGTGGCGCGCAATGGGGACCGCGCCAAGGCTTACAACGACATCGGCTACATCTCGATGCTGGAAGGGCGCTACGAGGATGCCATGGGGTTCTTCGAGGAAGCAATGCGCCTGTCGCCAGCCTATTACATTACGGCAAGCCAGAATGCCAGGAACCTGGACAACCTGATGCGGCGTAGCAGTAACACGCAGACTGCCAACTAG
- a CDS encoding TadE/TadG family type IV pilus assembly protein — MKRVRSLHKQQGAEVVEFALTAVLLFILLFGMIEFSVALYDKAVLTNASREGARTGILFRPQPRNASEANSFKCNESQQGEDEDVRSAVCGYAEQYLISLGGPAELAISVVRSDANMPPGNEVEVTVDYSYQFLLLPGFIGTLGDLIEIQAVTSMRAE, encoded by the coding sequence ATGAAAAGGGTGCGCTCGTTACATAAGCAGCAAGGGGCGGAAGTGGTCGAGTTTGCGCTCACGGCTGTACTGCTGTTCATCCTGCTGTTCGGCATGATCGAGTTCAGCGTTGCGCTTTATGACAAGGCGGTATTGACCAACGCGAGTCGTGAAGGTGCTAGGACGGGGATACTCTTTCGCCCCCAGCCTCGGAATGCATCAGAGGCAAATTCTTTTAAATGCAATGAGTCGCAACAAGGTGAGGATGAAGATGTCCGAAGCGCTGTTTGCGGGTATGCCGAGCAGTACCTGATTTCGCTGGGTGGCCCGGCGGAATTGGCCATCAGCGTTGTACGCTCGGATGCCAATATGCCGCCAGGTAACGAGGTAGAGGTGACCGTTGATTATTCCTACCAATTTCTTCTGTTGCCGGGCTTCATCGGTACCTTGGGGGATCTCATCGAGATCCAGGCTGTCACCAGCATGCGGGCTGAGTAG
- a CDS encoding pilus assembly protein TadG-related protein — protein sequence MNNVKMVRVTRRWGARQRQKGVSVVLVAVSLVVLLGFMALAVDVGNLYVARNELHNAADAGSLAGARFLYVKDGSWVNDGMEAYDPDDPNDPFKSAEVRAREAAEANNSQNSPVEVRVEETVRGHWSFANQAFTPNMSAVEPVDLFGEEASTEELDKNINFINAVQVVTERNKTPVETFFARVLGINNVEVTARSVAYIGFAGTLRPQDVDQPIALCKQALLDPSGNYSCDVGRFIPDGDQTGGWTNFEHDTTGATNANELRDLVEGDGNENEMYFGEDIATNNGQVQTAFQAFHDRWVDETNREITWTLTLPVIDCEDGVAPSNRLVGAVTVHIVWVVSNAQETKIDEFAPERMDLAPDSEDVEWPGSWEHASTDGQERWDDFTEHFGLQFQNGDPADWRKMSIYFLPSCSVHEPKGQTGGENFGILAEIPVLVN from the coding sequence ATGAATAATGTCAAGATGGTTCGGGTTACGCGCCGCTGGGGTGCAAGACAGCGGCAGAAGGGGGTGTCGGTCGTTCTCGTGGCCGTTTCTCTCGTTGTCCTGTTGGGTTTCATGGCGCTTGCCGTAGATGTCGGAAATCTCTATGTGGCCAGAAACGAGCTGCATAACGCCGCGGATGCGGGCTCCCTAGCGGGGGCACGCTTCCTGTACGTGAAAGATGGCTCCTGGGTTAATGATGGTATGGAAGCCTACGATCCGGATGATCCGAACGATCCCTTCAAGAGCGCTGAGGTTCGGGCAAGGGAGGCGGCAGAAGCCAACAATAGCCAGAATTCACCGGTAGAGGTGCGTGTTGAGGAAACGGTAAGAGGCCACTGGAGTTTCGCTAATCAGGCCTTTACGCCCAACATGAGTGCTGTCGAACCGGTGGATCTCTTTGGGGAAGAGGCGTCTACGGAAGAGCTGGATAAAAACATCAATTTTATCAATGCTGTGCAGGTGGTGACGGAACGGAATAAGACGCCTGTCGAAACGTTTTTTGCGCGTGTCTTGGGCATAAATAATGTAGAAGTAACAGCCCGCTCGGTGGCCTATATCGGCTTTGCCGGGACGTTGCGGCCACAGGATGTCGATCAGCCCATTGCGTTGTGTAAACAGGCGCTGCTGGATCCCAGTGGTAACTACTCATGCGATGTGGGTCGCTTCATACCCGACGGCGACCAGACAGGAGGCTGGACCAACTTCGAGCATGATACCACAGGTGCCACCAATGCAAATGAACTTCGCGATCTTGTCGAGGGAGATGGCAATGAAAACGAAATGTACTTCGGCGAGGATATCGCCACCAACAATGGCCAAGTGCAGACAGCATTTCAAGCCTTTCATGACCGTTGGGTAGATGAGACGAATAGAGAGATTACCTGGACGCTGACACTGCCAGTTATCGATTGCGAGGATGGCGTCGCACCCAGTAATCGGCTGGTGGGCGCTGTGACGGTGCATATTGTCTGGGTCGTAAGCAATGCCCAGGAGACCAAGATCGATGAATTTGCGCCTGAGCGCATGGATCTCGCTCCTGATTCCGAAGACGTCGAGTGGCCAGGTTCCTGGGAGCACGCCAGTACGGATGGGCAAGAGCGCTGGGATGATTTTACCGAGCACTTTGGGCTGCAGTTTCAGAATGGTGACCCAGCGGATTGGCGCAAGATGAGCATCTACTTCCTGCCCAGTTGCAGCGTTCACGAACCTAAAGGGCAGACCGGCGGGGAAAATTTTGGGATTTTGGCCGAGATTCCGGTCCTGGTGAACTGA
- a CDS encoding helix-turn-helix transcriptional regulator yields MSTHAYVLVVLRTLNDPIEQDYVRALRDKGYPIQFVKNDQDPLPILLAHPPIAACFEFDYPDLKGLTDLRQAKQRAASVPLLMITQAHSESLAVWAFRTRVWDYFVQPVDLVRLLTVVETLDKLRQPTASRAVARKAHDVSNQIPPEARLRCVAPGGPQAQLALAISYIEQHLHQKVAQAEVAERCGMSAFQLSRLFRKLTNTTFQGFLLEKRITEAQRLLANPKVSITDVCFSVGFRDLSYFTRTFQKYVGQTPTLYRQDLLRRGTFTAPLLPASSRSSASIPDISRQTLTSPVDFIHD; encoded by the coding sequence ATGTCCACCCATGCCTACGTTCTCGTTGTGCTCCGTACACTCAATGATCCGATAGAACAAGATTATGTCCGCGCCCTGCGAGACAAAGGGTATCCGATACAGTTCGTAAAGAACGATCAGGATCCGCTTCCCATCCTGCTTGCACACCCACCAATCGCTGCCTGCTTCGAATTCGACTATCCCGACCTGAAAGGCCTGACCGACCTGAGACAGGCCAAGCAGCGCGCCGCCTCGGTTCCCCTGCTCATGATCACCCAGGCACACTCCGAAAGCCTGGCCGTCTGGGCCTTTCGAACCCGGGTATGGGATTACTTCGTGCAGCCGGTCGATCTCGTTCGCTTGCTCACAGTGGTGGAAACACTGGATAAGCTGCGTCAGCCCACCGCATCCCGGGCGGTAGCGCGCAAGGCACACGATGTAAGCAACCAGATCCCGCCGGAAGCTCGACTGCGCTGTGTCGCTCCGGGGGGGCCGCAGGCGCAGCTGGCTCTCGCCATCAGCTATATCGAGCAGCACCTGCACCAGAAGGTCGCACAGGCGGAAGTGGCCGAGCGCTGCGGGATGAGTGCCTTCCAGCTCAGCCGGTTGTTTCGAAAGCTGACCAACACCACCTTCCAGGGATTCCTGCTCGAGAAGCGCATCACCGAGGCGCAGCGCCTGCTGGCGAACCCGAAGGTCTCGATTACCGATGTCTGCTTCAGCGTCGGGTTTCGCGATCTCTCCTATTTTACGCGTACCTTCCAGAAGTATGTCGGCCAGACACCGACGCTCTACCGCCAGGACCTGCTTCGCCGCGGCACGTTCACCGCACCGCTGCTCCCCGCCTCGTCCAGGAGTTCCGCTTCCATCCCTGACATATCGCGCCAAACGCTGACCTCGCCGGTCGATTTCATCCATGACTGA
- a CDS encoding NAD(P)/FAD-dependent oxidoreductase: MPSPGFDVVIVGAGAAGLMCALTAGYAGRRVLLLDHANKPGKKILMSGGGRCNFTNLATGPANFFSSNPHFCISALKRYRPEHFVELVERHGVDYVEKAPGQLFCAHSAKELLDVLLTECEWAGVELRLKTAVERIEPTGGGMRLVTSTGRIEAGAVVIASGGLSIPTMGATGFGYDIARQFGLEVTETRPALVPFTLTSQWKARAADLAGVACDVAVSTVRAGQRLGPGRERRYREPMLFTHRGLSGPGMLQISSYWQPGDELEIDLLPNISVGEALASARRDTPRRQLSTWLGERLPRRLAQALTEWHGEDPVLAELSNTRIESWHGRLGHWRLKPAGTEGWRTAEVTLGGVDTASISSKDFSVEGLPQLRFIGEVLDVTGELGGYNFQWAWASGVACGNSL, encoded by the coding sequence ATGCCGTCTCCAGGATTCGATGTCGTGATCGTCGGCGCCGGCGCTGCCGGGCTGATGTGCGCCCTCACGGCGGGCTATGCCGGGCGGCGCGTGCTGCTACTCGATCATGCCAACAAGCCCGGCAAGAAAATTCTGATGTCGGGGGGAGGGCGCTGCAATTTCACCAACCTGGCTACCGGGCCGGCCAACTTCTTCTCGTCCAACCCGCATTTCTGCATTTCGGCGCTGAAACGCTACCGTCCGGAGCATTTCGTCGAGCTGGTGGAGCGGCATGGCGTCGATTACGTGGAGAAGGCACCGGGCCAGCTGTTCTGCGCCCACTCCGCCAAGGAGCTACTCGACGTGCTGCTTACCGAATGCGAATGGGCCGGGGTGGAGCTGCGCCTGAAAACAGCCGTCGAGCGTATCGAGCCAACCGGCGGGGGCATGCGGCTCGTCACTTCCACGGGGCGCATCGAAGCCGGTGCAGTGGTGATTGCAAGTGGTGGACTATCGATCCCCACCATGGGCGCCACCGGCTTCGGCTACGACATCGCCCGCCAGTTCGGCCTGGAGGTGACCGAGACGCGCCCGGCACTGGTGCCTTTCACCTTGACCTCACAGTGGAAGGCGCGCGCCGCCGACCTGGCCGGTGTGGCCTGCGACGTGGCGGTGAGCACCGTGCGTGCCGGCCAGCGCCTGGGGCCGGGGCGTGAGCGACGCTATCGCGAGCCAATGCTGTTCACCCACCGCGGCCTGTCCGGACCGGGCATGCTGCAGATCTCGAGCTACTGGCAGCCCGGCGACGAACTCGAGATCGACCTGTTGCCGAATATATCGGTCGGCGAAGCGCTCGCGTCGGCGCGTCGTGACACACCGCGTCGCCAGCTCTCCACCTGGCTCGGCGAACGTCTGCCACGGCGCCTGGCTCAGGCGTTGACCGAGTGGCACGGCGAGGATCCCGTCCTGGCCGAACTCTCCAATACCCGCATCGAGTCCTGGCACGGACGCCTCGGCCACTGGCGCCTCAAGCCTGCCGGGACCGAAGGCTGGCGCACCGCCGAGGTGACCCTGGGCGGTGTCGACACGGCTTCCATCTCGTCGAAGGATTTCAGCGTCGAGGGTCTGCCGCAGCTGCGTTTCATCGGCGAGGTGCTCGACGTTACCGGCGAGCTCGGCGGGTACAACTTCCAGTGGGCCTGGGCCTCGGGCGTGGCGTGTGGCAATTCGCTTTAG
- the egtB gene encoding ergothioneine biosynthesis protein EgtB, with translation MPPQAQQWESPHQLETPDTLHTKEWMRRYQRIRRASEQLCEPLCTEDYVIQSMDDVSPPKWHLAHVTWFFEAFILVPFQSRYRTLDSAYDFLFNSYYETHGVPFPRPRRGTLSRPTVADVYRFRAHVDTAMAELLESPPPEHVEEILRRVELGLHHEQQHQELLLMDIKHILAQNPLCPAYRDDLSPPLEDAPGELAWLGYPAGIRSIGDDLKSGFAYDNEGPVHRQFLEAFQLGNRPVTNGEFLAFIEDGGYSRPELWLSDGWQQVGQDGWQAPLYWVKRDDGWYHFTLGGMRRVDPQAPVVHVSFYEADAYARWAGARLPSEAEWEVAARDVAMKGNFVESDHLQPVAAPAQAQSLSQLFGDVWEWTGSAYRPYPGFRTLPGTLGEYNGKFMSGQMVLRGGCCATPADHIRPTYRNFFPPHARWAFSGFRLAREA, from the coding sequence ATGCCCCCCCAAGCCCAACAGTGGGAAAGCCCACACCAGCTGGAAACGCCAGATACCCTGCACACCAAGGAGTGGATGAGACGCTACCAGCGCATTCGCCGAGCCTCCGAGCAGCTGTGTGAGCCGCTCTGCACCGAGGACTACGTGATCCAGAGCATGGATGACGTCAGCCCGCCGAAGTGGCATCTCGCCCACGTCACCTGGTTCTTCGAAGCCTTCATCCTTGTCCCTTTCCAGTCCCGCTATCGAACGCTCGACTCCGCTTACGACTTTCTTTTCAACTCCTACTACGAGACCCACGGTGTGCCGTTCCCACGGCCCCGGCGTGGAACGCTGTCACGCCCCACAGTGGCCGATGTCTACCGCTTTCGTGCCCATGTCGATACGGCAATGGCGGAACTGCTCGAATCGCCGCCGCCCGAGCATGTCGAGGAGATACTGCGTCGCGTGGAGCTGGGGCTGCACCATGAGCAGCAGCATCAGGAGCTGCTGCTCATGGATATCAAGCACATCCTGGCCCAGAACCCGCTATGCCCCGCCTATCGTGACGACCTGTCGCCGCCGCTGGAAGACGCGCCTGGCGAGCTGGCCTGGCTCGGCTACCCAGCGGGCATCCGCTCCATCGGTGACGACCTGAAGTCCGGGTTCGCCTACGACAACGAGGGGCCTGTGCATCGCCAGTTTCTCGAGGCGTTCCAACTGGGCAATCGCCCGGTGACCAACGGTGAGTTCCTGGCTTTCATCGAGGATGGTGGCTACTCGCGCCCGGAGCTGTGGCTTTCCGACGGCTGGCAGCAGGTCGGTCAGGACGGCTGGCAGGCGCCGCTGTACTGGGTGAAGCGCGACGACGGTTGGTACCACTTCACCCTGGGCGGAATGCGCCGGGTGGATCCGCAGGCGCCGGTGGTCCACGTGAGCTTCTACGAGGCCGATGCCTATGCCCGCTGGGCCGGGGCACGCCTGCCTAGCGAGGCGGAGTGGGAGGTGGCCGCACGCGACGTGGCCATGAAGGGTAATTTCGTCGAGAGCGACCATCTTCAGCCGGTAGCCGCACCGGCCCAGGCCCAGAGCCTGAGCCAGCTGTTCGGCGACGTCTGGGAGTGGACCGGCAGTGCCTATCGCCCTTACCCGGGATTTCGCACCCTGCCGGGCACGCTTGGCGAGTACAACGGCAAGTTCATGTCGGGGCAGATGGTGCTGCGCGGCGGCTGCTGTGCCACGCCGGCCGATCATATTCGCCCGACCTATCGCAACTTCTTTCCGCCACACGCCCGCTGGGCGTTCTCCGGTTTCCGTCTCGCCAGGGAGGCATGA
- the egtD gene encoding L-histidine N(alpha)-methyltransferase, protein MDSLVRFHDQHPPEAAGSLYEELLAGLSATPKHTSPKFFYDRRGSELFDAICVQPEYYPTRTEEAILRSAAADIAEVVGRDATLIELGSGASRKVRLLLEALHPACYLGVDISRDFLLESTRRLATDYPWLEVHAACADFSRPMAWPDGLAGERPVAFFPGSSIGNFTPEEAEGFLKRLTTLLPVGGGLLIGVDLIKDRAILDAAYNDAAGITAAFNLNLLERLRHEFEAEVEPQAFRHQAFFNEADSRIEMHLVSLRDQAIRVAGERVDFEEGESLHTENSYKYSVAGFRELAGRAGFEPRAHWIDRDSLFCIHYLERAA, encoded by the coding sequence ATGGATTCGCTCGTACGCTTTCACGACCAGCACCCGCCAGAGGCGGCGGGTTCGCTTTACGAAGAGCTGTTGGCCGGGCTCAGCGCAACGCCCAAGCATACTTCCCCCAAGTTCTTCTACGATCGCCGCGGCTCCGAGCTATTCGATGCCATCTGCGTGCAGCCCGAGTACTATCCGACCCGCACCGAGGAGGCAATCTTGCGCTCCGCCGCCGCCGATATTGCCGAGGTGGTCGGCCGCGACGCCACACTCATCGAGCTGGGCAGCGGTGCCAGCCGCAAGGTGCGGCTGCTGCTCGAGGCGCTGCATCCGGCCTGTTACTTGGGCGTGGATATCTCTCGCGACTTCCTGCTCGAGAGTACGCGCCGCCTGGCGACGGACTATCCCTGGCTCGAGGTGCATGCCGCCTGCGCCGACTTCTCGCGCCCCATGGCCTGGCCGGACGGCCTGGCAGGCGAACGTCCGGTGGCCTTCTTTCCCGGTTCGAGCATTGGCAATTTCACGCCCGAGGAGGCCGAAGGTTTTCTAAAGCGGCTGACCACGTTGCTACCTGTCGGTGGAGGGCTGCTCATTGGCGTCGATCTGATCAAGGACCGGGCGATTCTCGATGCCGCCTACAACGACGCCGCAGGCATCACAGCGGCATTCAACCTCAACCTGCTGGAACGACTGCGTCACGAGTTCGAGGCCGAGGTGGAGCCTCAGGCGTTTCGTCATCAGGCTTTCTTCAACGAGGCCGATTCCCGCATCGAGATGCACCTGGTGAGCTTGCGCGATCAGGCCATCCGCGTGGCGGGGGAGCGGGTAGACTTCGAGGAGGGCGAGAGCCTGCATACCGAGAACTCCTACAAGTACAGTGTCGCTGGCTTCCGCGAGTTGGCCGGCCGCGCCGGTTTCGAACCGAGGGCTCACTGGATCGACCGCGACTCGCTGTTTTGCATCCATTACCTGGAGCGTGCCGCCTGA